The genomic region GCCTGCGGAAACAGCTGCTCGGCCACTTCCATGCCCAGCAGGTTGGCCGGGTTGTGCAGCGGGGCCAGCGGAAACAGCTCCCGGATGCGGGCCTTCACCTCCGGCGTTACCAGCGTCGGCTGCCGGAACTCCTCACCGCCGTGCACGGCGCGGTGTCCCACCAGCTGCACGTTGGCGGGGTTTTGCAGCACGCCGGTGGCGGGGTCGGTGAGCAGGCGCATGGCCTGCTCCAGGCCGGTGCGGTGGTCGGGGATGGGCAGGGTGTGGCGCTCGGTATGCTCCTGGCCGTCGGGCTGCAGGGTGGTGTGCGTGAGCTGGCCGTCGGGCAGTCCGATGCGCTCCACCAGCCCGCGGGCCAGCGGCTGCTCCTGCGGCCAGCGAAACAGTTGGTACTTCAGCGAGCTGCTGCCGGAGTTGATGACGAAGATGTGCATTGGGAGAGGTAGTGAGAGAGAAGCTGCTTGGGAAGTCGTCAGAATAATCAGAACGTCATGCTGAGCTTGCCGAAGCATCTCGCGTGCTGACGTCTGAATAGTAGTGCAACGTCAGCACGCGAGATGCTTCGGCAAGCTCAGCATGACGTTCTACTTCGGCAAGCTCAGCATGACGTTCTATAAGACGCTACAAAACGGCTTCAACATCTATTGACAAGAAGTTCGCGCTACTGAGCAACCTCCTTCTTAGCCGGCAGCAGCTTTTTCACCAGCCGTACTACCTGGTCGACCACGAAGCCAATCACCAAGCCGCCCAGGCCGCAGGCCACTACTTTAGCCAGCCAGGCCACGGCGGGCATGGAGGCCAGGGCTACTTCCAGGTCGTGCAGCAGGTGGGCGGTGAAGGGGATGCCGTGGGCAATGATTTCGGCGCCCACCCACAGCATGGCGGCGGTGCCCACGTAGCTCAGGATGCTGAGAAACTTCGGCATGAACTTCACGAGGCCGCGGCCGAAGCTCTTGATGGCCGCGCTGTTGTCGCCTTCGGCCAGGTGCAGACCGATGTCGTCGGCCTTCACAATCAGCCCCACAAACCCGTACACCGCCACCGTGATAAACACCGCCACGGCCAGCATCACGATGATCTGGTTCACGATGGGCTGGTCGGTTACCTGGCTGTAGGCAATGGCCATGATTTCGGCCGACAGAATGATGTCGGTGCGGACGGCGCCGGCTACGCGCTGCTTCTCCAGCTCCTCGGGCGTAATGGTTTCCATCTGCTCGGTTTCCGCCTGCGCCTCGGGGTGCTTGCTGAACATGGAATGCACCTTCTCGTAGCCCTCGTAGCACAGGTATGCTCCGCCCAGCATCAGGATGGGCGTGATGGCCCAGGGCGCGAAGTAGCCCAGCACCAGCGCCGCCGGCGTCAGAATCAGCAGCTTGTTGAACAGCGACTTTTTGGCAATCTGGAAGATGATGGACAGCTCCCGGCTGGGGTCGAGGCCGACCACGTACTTGGGCGTCACGGCCGTATCGTCAATCACGATGCCCGACACCTTGCCAGTGGTTTTGGCCACCTGCGCCGGCACATCGTCCAGGCTGGCGGCACTGACTTTCACTAAAGCCGAAATATCATCTAGTAATGCAAAAAGTCCGGAGGCCATGTAGGTTGATTGGGTGATGTATGCGAGTTTGAAAAAGGGTGTTCTGCCGGGCAGCCAGAACGGTGTAAAGACGCGTATTCGCGTCTCAATCGTTGCTGGTGTTGTTTAGGTGGCGCAGTTCCGGCCGTTCAACGATGAGACGCGAATACGTGTCTCTATCCCGTTGTGGCTGATTTTACGCAGATTTTTTACTGCCCCTGCGCCTGAATGGCCGTCAGCAGCACCGTGTTGTAGATGTCGTCGACGGTGCAGCCGCGGCTCAGGTCGTTGACGGGCTTGTTCAGGCCCTGTAGCATCGGGCCGATGGCCAGGGCGCCGGTTTCGCGCTGCACGGCTTTGTAGGTGTTGTTGCCAGTGTTCAGGTCGGGGAAGATGAGCACGCTGGCCTGGCCTGCTACCGGCGAGCCGGGCAGCTTCTGCTGGCCCACGGCGGGGTCCACGGCGGCATCGTACTGGATGGGGCCTTCCACCAGCAAATCGGGGCGGAGCTGGCGCACGAGTTGGGTGGCCTGGCGCACCTTGTCCACGTCGGCGCCCTCGCCGGAGGTGCCTGAGGAGTAGGACAGCATAGCCACCCGCGGCTCGATGCCGAAGCGCCGGGAGCTGTCGGCCGAGGAAATGGCAATTTCGGCCAGCTGCTCGGCGGTGGGGTTGGGGTTCACGGCGCAGTCGCCAAACACCGCCACCCGATCCGGCAGGCACATAAAGAACACCGACGACACCACCGACACGCCCGGCCGCGTCTTGATAAACTGCAGCGCCGGCCGAATGGTGTGCTGCGTGGTGTGCACCGCCCCCGACACCATGCCATCGGCGAGGCCCTTGTACACCATCATCGAGCCGAAATACGACACGTCGGTCATCAGGTCGCG from Hymenobacter canadensis harbors:
- a CDS encoding DUF808 domain-containing protein; this translates as MASGLFALLDDISALVKVSAASLDDVPAQVAKTTGKVSGIVIDDTAVTPKYVVGLDPSRELSIIFQIAKKSLFNKLLILTPAALVLGYFAPWAITPILMLGGAYLCYEGYEKVHSMFSKHPEAQAETEQMETITPEELEKQRVAGAVRTDIILSAEIMAIAYSQVTDQPIVNQIIVMLAVAVFITVAVYGFVGLIVKADDIGLHLAEGDNSAAIKSFGRGLVKFMPKFLSILSYVGTAAMLWVGAEIIAHGIPFTAHLLHDLEVALASMPAVAWLAKVVACGLGGLVIGFVVDQVVRLVKKLLPAKKEVAQ